The Paramixta manurensis region TTAACCGCAGGCGGGATGTGGGTGGCGCCGGTCAATACGGTAGATGACATCGTTACCCATCCTCAGGTGGCGGAAAACCACTATGTTGAAGAGATTGATGTACCGGGCGGAAAACGGATTAAAGCCGTTGGGTTACCGTTTAGCATCAGCGGCGTCACGCAAGCGAACCGTTTACCGGTGCCGGAAATTGGTCAGCATAACCAGATCATTCGCGCGGCATTAAAAAACGTTTAAATATCGTCAGTAAAACAACAGGAACCGGTATGACAACCTCGGTAACACTGAAAGGCATGACCTGGAGTCACCCACGCGGGCTGGCGCCATTAATGGCGCTGACGAAGGATTTTGCCGAACAAGGCATTGATATTGTCTGGGATGCGCGCTCATTACAGGGGTTTGAAGAGCACCCGATCGCTGAGCTAGCGCAACATTACGACCTGATTGCCATCGATCACCCGTTTATGGGCACCGCATTCTCGCAAGCGGCGTTACAACCGGTGGATGCTTTACTCGACCCCGCGTTTTTACACGAGCTACAACACGCATCGGTTGGCCCGAGTTTTGAGAGTTATTGCTGGCAGGATGCTTTATGGGCGGTACCGATTGATGCAGCCGCACAGGTAGCGGCAACGCGGTGGGATCTGTTGTCACGCCACACCAATGCGATCCCAACGCAGTGGGAAGCGGTTTTCCAGTTAGCAGAGCGTTTACCGGCCGGTAGCATCTCCATTCCGGCTAATGGCACCCATTTACTGTTAACCCTGCTCACCCTCTGCCAGGCCGCCGCGCGAACGCTTAACGGCCATCAGGATATTTGGCCGACGTGGTGGCGTGATGAGGGGCTCGATCACCCGGTCGCCCTTGCCGCGCTGGCCATGTTACGCCGATTAATGGCGAACGCGCACCCGCTGTCGTGGGAGAGCGACCCGATCATGATGTTTGAACATATGGCACGCCACGACGATATTCTCTACGTGCCGGTGGCGTTTGGTTACTCCAATTATGCCCGTCCGCAACAAGGCGAACATGCGCTAACCTTTAGCGGCGTGCCTGGCGTTGCAGGCGACATCGGCAGCGGAATGTTGGGTGGCGTGGGGCTGGCGGTATCGCGTCAATGTCAGCATCGCGACGCGGTCGCGCAGGTGTTGCATGGCATCGCGAATGCCGCAACGCAGCAAGGTATTTATCTGACCTCTGGCGGCCAACCCGCTCATCGTGACGCCTGGCTCAGCCCGCACACGCCGCAGATTTGCCCCGGCTTTTTTGATACTACGCTCACCGCGCTAGACCATGCATTTGTGCGCCCACGCTCAGCAGGCTACCCGCTGTTTCAGAAATTAGGCGGCGAACAACTCCATACTCTCTTCCGGACGCCTGGCGTCAGCGATGAGGAGATTGTGCAAGCGTTGAATGCGCTATGGCAACAGTGCCAGCAGCAGGCGTCAAAACCATGAATAGCGCAGATTTCACCGCCGGGGCAGACGCAAGCTGGGCCGCCTTGTTATGGCAGGCACACCGCCAATATGCCTTACAACCGGCGGTGCGCTGGCCGGGCGGCGGGTGGAGTTGGGACGAGGTCATGACACATGCACGTGGCGTTGCCGCCTGGTTACATCATCTGGGCGTGCGCAAGGGCGACCGGGTGGTGATTGCGCTGGAAAACCGCCCTGAAGTGGTGTGCATTGAACGGGCACTGGCACTGTGGGGCGCGGTACGGGTGGCTACTGGCGCACGTCTGCATCCCCACGAAATCAGCTACATTGCACAAGATTGCAACGCGCGAGTGACCATTGTGGAGAACCGCTTACTTCCCTCGCTGAACGTGCCGGGCGCAATAATTGCCGCCGAACCTTGCGCAGAAGCCGCCTACTCGCTGCCGGAACTGTTTAGCACAGCGCCTCTCCCCTGCCCGCCGACCCCAAAGATTGTTGGTAGCGATCTCTGCTCCTTAATGTACACCTCCGGTACTACCGGGCGTCCTAAAGGGGCGATGAATAGCCACCGCGCCTGGCACGCTATGGCGACGCAATTACGTGCGCTACTGCCGTCGCCGGGGCCTGGCGATGTGCTGTTGCACGCCGCGCCCATGAGCCATTTCAGCGGTTCGGTCGCTGCGGGCTATATTGCGGCGGGCGCGGCGCTGGCGACATTACGCCAGTGGCAACCGGCACAGCTGGCAGCTGACGCTGATGCGGTGGGCGCCACTTGCGTGCCGCTGGTTCCCACCATGCTCCATGACTTACTTGACGCCTTGCGCCACGGTGCGCCTGCGCCGCAGTTGCGTGTACTGCCCTACGGCGGTTCACCGGTATCGGCACGCTTGCTCACCGAGGCCCATGCCCGGCTGGGTGCGGTATTACAACAATTTTATGGCGCCAGTGAAGCGTTAATCCCGCTCACCTCGCTCTCCATAGCGGAACATACAATTAACGATGCGCGTTTAACCAGCGCCGGGCAGCCTCATGCCGGCGTCGAGATTATGCTGCTGACCCCCCGCGATTCTGGTGGTGAAATTTGCGTGCGCGGCGCCAATGTCATGCTGGGTTACTGGAATAACCCGGCGGCAACGGCAGCGGCCATTGATGCCGAAGGCTGGTATCACACCGGCGATATCGGCCGTTTTGACGCGCAAGGACGCCTGCATATTGTGGGCCGTCAACGCGAGATGCTGATCTCCGGCGGGTTTAATATCTATCCGGCGGAACTGGAACGGGTGATCGCCAATCTGCCCGGCGTAGCGAAGGTGTGCGTACTTGGTATTCCTCACCCGCGCTGGGGAGAGGCGGTAAAAGCAATCATTGTCCCCGAACCAGGCTATTGCCTGAGTGAGGAGGAGATCATTAACGGTTGTACGGCGGAATTGGCGCGCTATAAGAAACCACAACAGATTGAATTTGTTAGCGAACTGCCCCTTACCGGAACCGGAAAGGTGGATAAAGTCCGTTTATTGGCGCGGGAAAACGCGTCGCATTCAGAACTACAGGAGAAGGAACGATGAGAATTGTCCCGGCGCTGGATCGCGGATTAAAAATCTTGTCGCTGATCGCGGCGAGCGAAAAAAGGCTGAAGGTTGCGGAAATCGCTAAACAGTTAGGCATTCCGCGTAGCGCAACCTATGAACTGATTTTTACCCTCGCGCAGCATGGCGCGGTGCAGCAGTTCGACAATGGCGAAGTGGCCCTCGGCCATCAGGTGCTGATTATCGGCAACGCCTATAACAGCCGCCTCGACTTTGAACAGTGCGCGCGCAGCGTAGCAGAGACGGTGATGCAAGCCTGTAACGAAACGGTGCAGGTCGGCATTCTGGAAGAGCGCCAGGTGCTGTACATCGCCAAGGCCGACTCAACGCAACGTGTGCGGCTGGTATCCAGCATCGGCGCCCGGTTACCCGCGCACTGTACAGCGCTGGGGAAAGCGTTGCTCGCCTGGCTGCCGGACGCGCAGTGGCAACACTATCTGGCAGCCGGGCCGCTGGAGGCATTGACCGCGCACTCCATTACCGATCCACAGCAGCTTGACCAACAGCGGCGCGATATTGTTGCACACGGCGTGGCCTGGGAGCGTTGCGAGTCAAACCCGGACGTTGCCTGCGTAGCGGCGCCGGTCTGGAACGCCGCCGGAGAAAATATTGCCGCCATGAGTATCTCGGTTCCCATCACGCGGATGTCGGAGACACGTTTTACCGAGCTACAAGCGGTAGTTATTGCTGGCGCGTTGCAGCTTTCCGCACAGTTGGGCTATCGCGGCCTGGCACAAAACAACGCAACCATGCAGGTGGTTTCACCAACCTGATTTTTAGCTAATGGGTGGGATTTAATGATGGATAAGCAAATGCAAAATAACGCCAACCATGCGCCACGCTATGAAGGTGTCTTTCCGGTGGTGCCGACCATTTTTCACCAGAACGGCGCGTTAGATTTAGCCGGGCAACGTCGTTGCGTTGACTTTATGATCGACGCCGGCTCCGACGGGCTGTGTATCCTCGCCAACTACTCGGAGCAATTTTCGCTGACCGATGCGGAACGCGAGCAGCTGATCGCCACGGTGATGAAACAGGTTGATGGGCGCGTACCGGTGATTGTGACCACCACACACTTCTCAGCGCAAGCCTGTGCAGAACGGAGCCTGAAAGCACAACAGGCCGGGGCGGCAATGGTGATGGTGATGCCGCCCTATCACGGCGCGACGATCCGCATCAACGAAGCGGGAATTTATGATTTTTTTCGTACCGTGAGCGAACCGCTCTCTATTCCGGTCATGATTCAGGATGCGCCGGTTGCCGGGACGCCGCTCTCCGCGCGTTTCCTCGCACAGATGGCGAACGAGATCGAGGCGATCTCCTACTTTAAAATTGAGGTGCCGCAGGCGGCGGAAAAATTGCGCCAACTGATTCAGTTAGGCGGCGAAGCGATTATTGGCCCGTGGGATGGCGAAGAGGCGATTACGTTAATGGCCGATCTGAATGCCGGCGCGACCGGGGCGATGACCGGCGGCGGCTACCCGGATGGCATCCAGCAAGTGATGCGTGCCTGGCGTGCCGGCGACCGCGCCGCTGCGCAGGCGGCTTACGCCAAATGGCTGCCACTGATTAACTACGAAAACCGTCAGTGTGGGCTGGCGGCATGCAAAATTTTGATGAAAGAAGGCGGCATTATCGCCTCCGACTACGTTCGCAGCCCGCTGGCGGCGGTACACCCTTCCACGCGTGACGGTTTAATTGAAATCGCACGTCAGCTCGATCCGCTGGTGCTGAACTGGGGACGTTAACGCAAGCTGAACACTATGCTGTCGAAAGGAGACACCATGACACTGATCCGTGGCGAAATGATTATTGGGTTTGATTCTGTAACCGGCCATCAGGGCCAGTTACGCGCGCTAAATCCGGCGACCGGCCAGCAAATCGAACCGGCGTTTAGCCTTGGCGGCACCGCTGAGGTAGAAAAAGCCGCTCAACTGGCAAGCGCGGCTTTCGATACCTACCGCCGAACCACACCGGAGCAACGCGCCCGCTTTCTGGAAACCATCGCCGATGAAATTGTCGCGCTGGGCGACGAGTTACTGACGCGGGCGCAGGCGGAAACCGCCCTGCCGCTGGCACGTTTGCAAGGCGAGCGCGGGCGTACCGTCGGTCAACTACGTCTGTTTGCCCGTGTGCTGCGCGATGGGTTATTCCATGACGCTACCATTGACGTAGCCCAACCCGCACGTCAACCCCTGCCGCGCGCCGATTTACGTATGACGAAAATCGCGCTGGGGCCAGTGGCAGTGTTTGGCGCCAGTAACTTTCCCTTCGCCTTTTCGGTGGCGGGAGGCGATACCGCGTCCGCGCTGGCGGCAGGCGCGCCGGTAATTGTCAAAGCCCATAATGCGCACCCTGGCGTCTCCGAACTGGTCGGGCGCGCCATCCAGCAGGCGGCCCGCGTCTGCGCGATGCCGGAAGGGGTTTTCTCACTGCTGTTTGGCGAAGGCAATGCGATTGGCGAAGCGCTGGTGTCACATCCGGCGATTAAGGCCGTGGGTTTTACCGGCTCGCGCCAAGGCGGCATGGCGCTATTGCGCATTGCCAATGCGCGATCAGAGCCCATCCCGCTGTATGCCGAGATGAGCAGCGTGAACCCGGTCTTCCTGCTGCCCGCCGCGCTGGCAGCGCGCGGCCAGACGATCGCGGAAGAGTTTGC contains the following coding sequences:
- a CDS encoding class I adenylate-forming enzyme family protein is translated as MATVPAAGVKTMNSADFTAGADASWAALLWQAHRQYALQPAVRWPGGGWSWDEVMTHARGVAAWLHHLGVRKGDRVVIALENRPEVVCIERALALWGAVRVATGARLHPHEISYIAQDCNARVTIVENRLLPSLNVPGAIIAAEPCAEAAYSLPELFSTAPLPCPPTPKIVGSDLCSLMYTSGTTGRPKGAMNSHRAWHAMATQLRALLPSPGPGDVLLHAAPMSHFSGSVAAGYIAAGAALATLRQWQPAQLAADADAVGATCVPLVPTMLHDLLDALRHGAPAPQLRVLPYGGSPVSARLLTEAHARLGAVLQQFYGASEALIPLTSLSIAEHTINDARLTSAGQPHAGVEIMLLTPRDSGGEICVRGANVMLGYWNNPAATAAAIDAEGWYHTGDIGRFDAQGRLHIVGRQREMLISGGFNIYPAELERVIANLPGVAKVCVLGIPHPRWGEAVKAIIVPEPGYCLSEEEIINGCTAELARYKKPQQIEFVSELPLTGTGKVDKVRLLARENASHSELQEKER
- a CDS encoding aldehyde dehydrogenase (NADP(+)), with the protein product MTLIRGEMIIGFDSVTGHQGQLRALNPATGQQIEPAFSLGGTAEVEKAAQLASAAFDTYRRTTPEQRARFLETIADEIVALGDELLTRAQAETALPLARLQGERGRTVGQLRLFARVLRDGLFHDATIDVAQPARQPLPRADLRMTKIALGPVAVFGASNFPFAFSVAGGDTASALAAGAPVIVKAHNAHPGVSELVGRAIQQAARVCAMPEGVFSLLFGEGNAIGEALVSHPAIKAVGFTGSRQGGMALLRIANARSEPIPLYAEMSSVNPVFLLPAALAARGQTIAEEFAASLTLGAGQFCTNPGLVVALDTPPLEAFITAAAQALNAKPATTMLTPAIFEAYQTHAERLAGQHGITAVAKGVARDAEQHNAAQAQLYQVDASQFLRNRALQEEVFGPAALLIRAQNQQELHAVAEALEGQLTATLQLDQDDYPLAENLLPILERKAGRILANGFPTGVEVCHAMVHGGPWPSTSNAMYTSVGAAAIARFLRPVCYQDLPDALLPPALREGNPLDIPRVVEGELQR
- a CDS encoding extracellular solute-binding protein, yielding MTTSVTLKGMTWSHPRGLAPLMALTKDFAEQGIDIVWDARSLQGFEEHPIAELAQHYDLIAIDHPFMGTAFSQAALQPVDALLDPAFLHELQHASVGPSFESYCWQDALWAVPIDAAAQVAATRWDLLSRHTNAIPTQWEAVFQLAERLPAGSISIPANGTHLLLTLLTLCQAAARTLNGHQDIWPTWWRDEGLDHPVALAALAMLRRLMANAHPLSWESDPIMMFEHMARHDDILYVPVAFGYSNYARPQQGEHALTFSGVPGVAGDIGSGMLGGVGLAVSRQCQHRDAVAQVLHGIANAATQQGIYLTSGGQPAHRDAWLSPHTPQICPGFFDTTLTALDHAFVRPRSAGYPLFQKLGGEQLHTLFRTPGVSDEEIVQALNALWQQCQQQASKP
- a CDS encoding dihydrodipicolinate synthase family protein — protein: MMDKQMQNNANHAPRYEGVFPVVPTIFHQNGALDLAGQRRCVDFMIDAGSDGLCILANYSEQFSLTDAEREQLIATVMKQVDGRVPVIVTTTHFSAQACAERSLKAQQAGAAMVMVMPPYHGATIRINEAGIYDFFRTVSEPLSIPVMIQDAPVAGTPLSARFLAQMANEIEAISYFKIEVPQAAEKLRQLIQLGGEAIIGPWDGEEAITLMADLNAGATGAMTGGGYPDGIQQVMRAWRAGDRAAAQAAYAKWLPLINYENRQCGLAACKILMKEGGIIASDYVRSPLAAVHPSTRDGLIEIARQLDPLVLNWGR
- a CDS encoding IclR family transcriptional regulator; this translates as MRIVPALDRGLKILSLIAASEKRLKVAEIAKQLGIPRSATYELIFTLAQHGAVQQFDNGEVALGHQVLIIGNAYNSRLDFEQCARSVAETVMQACNETVQVGILEERQVLYIAKADSTQRVRLVSSIGARLPAHCTALGKALLAWLPDAQWQHYLAAGPLEALTAHSITDPQQLDQQRRDIVAHGVAWERCESNPDVACVAAPVWNAAGENIAAMSISVPITRMSETRFTELQAVVIAGALQLSAQLGYRGLAQNNATMQVVSPT